The genomic stretch CTTTGTTTCTACCCCAGGTGGGCTCTAGATATAGTCCCACTCCAACAGGAGATGTCACTGGATTGGTGAGTCGATAAATGGCCTCTAAGGAGCCGCCCTCAATACCACTTTTTCTATAGGGGGTAGCGGGATCATGGCTAGATGACACTCCATATCCACCTGTGCAACTTGCGGCATCACCACAAGCCTCAGGGTTGGTGTAATTTTGATTTGCACTGGTGTAATAAGAGTTGATGTAGCCAGCGATTTGCAAATCATTAGTTAAGCCATATTCAAGCTCAGTTCTAGCAGTCCAGGCATCGTAGGTGCCTGCAGCTTGCTGTTTATTGAGCTGTAAGCGTTGCTCAAACTCGAGCTTTCCTTTTGGCTGGAGATCGAGGGTGTAAATCCATCCAAACGCCCCTTCGCCCGCATTGGCGAATGAGAAGTGCAAGGCGGTGGCTAATAGGATGCTGAAGGCTACGAGTCTTTTGATGGTCAGTTTCATGGTGATAGTGGTTAGTGAATAAAAGTTATTGAGAATGATTCTCAATATACAGTAAATGAGAATAATTCTCAATTGAGAAAATGACCCTGTTTGGCTTGGTGTTGAGATTTGGCTGGGAACTTGCTGGGGCTTGTAAGATCAAGGCTATGGATTCAGAAGCTCTGGTGAAGCTAGTCACAATGAAGATGCCTTTTGGCAAGCATGCTGGCCGTGCACTTGCTGACTTGCCTGGCAATTATTTGGCGTGGTTTGCTCGCGAAGGCTTCCCTCAGGGTGAGCTAGGTCAGTTGCTGGAGCTAATGCATACCCTGGATCACAATGGATTACGAGGCTTGTTGGCGCCTATTCAGCGGGCCCATGGGACTGCTCCCCGCACTCGGGAGCAATAAAGAGTTACTTTGAGTGCACTATCGCTACGACACGATTGCGTTCGTAGCTCACATTGGGTGAATCGGGCGGACTGCTTTGCGAAAGCCTGACCTGCATTTGAGTTTGCGCCTCAATCTCTTGTGTCAGACTCTGAGCCAACTGGAGATTGCGGTCATATTGAAGCTCTATGCTGGCAACCCTTCCCGCCTTAATGCTGGAAATGATTGCTGAAACCTTTTCGGGTGAGTATTGATCAAAAAAGATCGGATACCAGCCACCCAGTGCTTGTCTAGAATCAGTTGCGCCTTTATCAACTTGTGCAAGAGGCTTGCTTACACTGTTCTCTACAGGTAAATGAAAGTCGATACCAGTTTTCTGAATCAGTTCAGCATAAGAGATTGGTGGATGCATTTGAGCTCCATCGGTGTTTTCAACCCAATAAGCCCAAGCTAATTTTTTATCGGGGTCATATACCAGTTTATAGAGATGACTTGGAATGGTGACCTTACTTTTACCAATGCTGCCGGCATGACCAGTTGAGCCAGTAAAGACGTAGACATCGCCTTGCGCACGCTTGATATACATCCTGGTAGGCTCTTCAACCCGCTTTGCCCAGATGCCTTGGTTATTTTGTCTAGCCTGCGGCATCATATTTGCCAGGGAAAATGATTGCGCCATTCCTCGTTCGCGAGTCATATCACCAGCCGGGACGTTGTGTCCCCGGTCATAACCGCTGCCACGATAGTCGGCCAGTAGGGCGCGTTCACTCAAGGGCAGTCTAGCTTCTTCGTAAAACTGATTGGTGCGGCGGGGGCGAGGTGCTTGAAGTTGCTCACCATTTAACTTTTCGACGGTATAGATAGGCTTTTTATCCGAAGGGGAGTAATAAATTGCAAAATCATCAAAGCAAAGGTCTCGCCCTACCTGGGAAGTGCTGGGTATTTGCTGGGATGGGAAAAAATCTTTGCATTGATCAAATAGGGCGGATGCACTTAGAGGTAGCCAAAGCAGGCTAAGTAAGAGGGGTTTGACCAGGAATTTCATTGCATCTCAGTGTAATGAGTGTCCTCACCAGGTGCTTAAAGAATTACACCTATCACGTGATCAGATTAGCTCTAGGGCTAGTATTGATCAGGGTTTTAGAGGCTAAGACCCTAACTATTGATGTGGTTGAAAAGCAGGAAGATCAATGGATCTGTAGCTTGATGCAATGATTCAGATAACACTACCTGTAGAAAATAAAGCTGCTGCAAATACTAGATGTATGGGTTTGCAGCTCTTGCAGAAGCTCATGTGCGATTACACATAAGCTGCAACTCCATATTCAATAAAATCAATAGGTTATTAATTTACTGGCCGCCAAAAGCTGAAAGTAATTTACGTATAAGTTGCAATTTTCTTAAGTAATTTGCGCATAAGTTGCAATTTTCTCAAAGTCACTTGTAAATTCGTTTTGAAGAAAATAGTTATTTAGTCGCTTCTCAAAAGAGGCGGGGAGAAATAAGTGGTCCTCTTTTTCAATTACCCCTGGGATTGAAATTGTCCATAAACCAAGCAACTCAATAGCATTTATGGTTTTCTCAAATGACTGACTGTGTTTAGCTGCAATTTTGCTGACATTTATAAAGTGAGTCTCAAACCGATCAATAAATGATCGGGTAATGATCTTGCCGTTGGGTTCTTCACGGTATTGAAGATATCCAGTGCGCATTAAAAATTCAATTCCTGTTTTATTTGTGCGAATATCACAGGCCGCTTGAGCAATCGAAAGCCCTTCATTTTGAATTGCAACTCTTTTTTGAGAAACATATTGCTTAATTTCTCTCTTATATAAAATTAAGCTCGAGAGCTTTTTCCCAAAGCGTCCTCGTACTGTAATTTTATCCTCTAAAATTCCCTTCAAAATAGAAATTTTTATTTCAACATCAATTGACTTCTTTTCTAAGACTTTCTCAAGCGTTATGAATTGTTCATTTCTTACCGAGGTACGTCTGAAGCCAACTATATTCTTTTTCTTAATGGTTTCAAGAATCTCATCTAGAACCTCTTTGAGCCAGGGAAATTTAAGGGATTTTGCTTTTTCTGTGATTAGATAATCACTCATAACTCCACTGCTCCAAAATAAGCCGAGAATATTATGAGGAACCCCTATGTAATCCGCAGCCTCTGTTAGGGTGAGAATTTTGTTATCCGTATGGGATGATTTTTCCTTGGGGGGTAAGTTGGGAAAATCATCAAAATAAGATACATGGGTGAGATTAGGTTTGCCCTTTAATGGGCTTGGAAATGTAAATTGATTTGAAAAGAGCAACAGCTCATTAATTATAAAGTCAGTATTTTTGTCAAAATTGCTATTGTTGGTTAATTCATTAATTAGTTTCTTTATTTGTGTTGAATGTAAATATTTTTTTCCAAACTTATCAGCGGCATTAAAGTATCTATCTAAAAAATCTGCATACCCTTCAGGCCATCTTGAAAACATTGCTACACTCACATTAACGGCATTTGTTACGCCCAAGGTGGCGTCGTCTCTGGTTATAACTCTATCTTCGTGCGGTTCATAAAAACTACTCACTTTGCTATTTTTATGCAATATTTCCAACAGTTGCTCTAGCTGAAGTTTTTCGAAGTGGCTTAAGGGGAACCGATATGTGTTTGGCAGGTTGTCAGTAAATTTTTCATTGAGTTTTGCGTAAATAATTCCCATCAACTCTGTGTGCGACTTTTTCGAGGGTTCTAGAGGAGCATTTGTATAATCAGCACCGCATTTACATTTGAGTAGCCCAGGCCTAAACCAGCTTATCGGATTAAGGCATGATTGACATTTAGTGATGGGTTTTACTTTATGCCTTGGACACGCAATTGCAATAGATAGGTCCCAAAAAGCATTAATATGACCATCTTCTTTTACGCAAATAGGGCAAATCTTTGCTTTAATAGTTATAAGGCGTTGGTGCCGTTGATTGCATCCGAGTTGCCGCCCAAGTATTTTTAACTTTGATGCTGATTCGCTGTCTGTGTGCGAATATCTATCAAGTCTATTTTCTGGAAATCCAAGAATTTCTGCAAATTTTTTTGTGGAGATATTTCTTGACCCGGGAGTGAGTTTCTCGGTCCCCAACATTTTTGCAACTAAAGAGGGTGATAGATAGCCATTTGCTTCTGATACTCTTAATAAATAGCCTCGCAGGCTTTCATATCTGAATGGCTTTGGGGTTACCACAAGAAGATTATTTTCATTTGCCTGCAAAACTAACCCCTAAGCGACTTGATCCCTCGGGGATTCAAATTTGTTGGTCTAGAAATGTCTGAGTGATTTAAATTTATTTTTGGAAATCCTATTTGTGCAACTTTCGCTAAAACTTCATTTGGCTGCGCCTGTATGAAGTTCCTTGAAAATGGATCAAAGTTTGACAGGATTTGTTCGTCTCTCCATATCGATGCTTCATAAGCAATTTTTAGGTCTTCAATCGTAATGATCTTCTTGTTTGTATCCAGGGCTTCCCAGACTGCATGTCGCAATAACTTGCTCAAATATCCAATAAGGCCACCAGTTGCGCAATAGCATCTAAATGCCATTTCATTTGAGTCCAGTGGGGGTATATCAAAATGAGAGCTTATTGATTTATGAAAGGCTCCTAATATTCCCACGAACTCCTCTCTTTGGTCGATATCTCCCCAATCAAATCTTGGCAAAACTATCGGGGCAAAAAATCTTCCTGCAAGCTGCTCATTCTGGTCTAGTACCGCTTTACAAGTGGGGAGCCCTGCTACAACTAAGGCGCATTTAGTATCGTCAACTAATATCTTTAACCAGTCGGCAACATAGTGCATTACTTTGTGCGTCCCCTTATCATAAAAGTGTTGAAATTCATCAATGATTACCATTGATGTTTTAGCGCTTCTCATTAAGAGTTTTAACCTCATTGTTTTGGCGTTTTCAGTGCCAGAGTAACTTTGTGGGTCACCCAATGCGCGAAGCATAATTTCGACTAAACCTTTTACGGTGGGTTTTGATGGGGTCTTTACCATTAAAATCGGGGCTTTGACACCATCCTCATCTCTTTTGGGTGGATGATTATGGTAGAAAGCTTCTAGCGCTCGACTCTTTCCAGTTCTAGATTCGCCAATTAAGGCCAGGCAGACTGGTTCTGGACTATCTAAAGAATACCGCATACATTGCTCGATGCGCATAGTAGCTGTTGAGAATGCGGTGTGAGGAACTAGAGTGGATTCGACAATATGCCTCTTTAGTGCACTCATTCGGTTCCCCAATTTAAGGTCCGATTGGAGATGATTGGCTCAAATGTCCTTATCTTGCGTTGACTCGCTTGTACATTTCTAGGGGCATCGGGCCCTATATCATCCACGGCATTGCTTTTTAGGCTTGTTGAATGACCTAGTTGAGGAGCTGGCAATTCATCAATTGGACTTACAGATTTTGAAATTAAGCTCTTATCTCCCCTAAATCTAGTAACCTTTTGTCGAATTTTCTTTGGTCCTGTTTTTAAGTCTTGATCAATCCAATCTTGAATCATTTGCTTTGCCTGAAGGCAGCCAAATACATCATCTTTATCGAGATGTTTTTGGGAAAGCCTTTTGCAAATTCGATGCTGATACTTCGAAAGTCCTTTTGCGTAGTGATTAAGTAGTGCTGGAACTGTGATTAATTCATTGTTACTCGGGGATAGTACGATAATTTGACCCAAGTCTGAGTCATCAATTTGAATTTGGACCTGAAGCTTTGTGCCAAACCGTCTTCTTAATGCTGCTAATTCTTGTGAGTTATAAAGTAGTCCATCGAGCTCTATACCTTTGTGTGTTAAAACCCTTGTTTCGCTACGACTTAAGATGGCATCTAATTGAGCAACATTATCGGGGAGTAATATATCGCCCGAATTAATACTGGATTTCCAAATCGAGGCAGGGCTTGCTTTCAGACTACGGTGAAGTTCTTGGTGGTATACATCTGCTATCCATGTGCGATAAATTTTTTGAAATGTGCTGTATTTAATGACCGCATGTTTTACTGGGTCGTACTCACCTTTATCAAAAATATTACTAAAAGTCGTTCCGGGGTTGCCGTGTGCAAGTTCTTTATTTATGGTTCCAAGAAAGCGTTCAATTTTTCCCTTGAACCATGGCGTTTTTCTTGCTGAATAGTGAATTTCTATGCCAAGGGAGTAACAGGCTTTCTCGAGATTCTCACCATGAAATTCCATTCCATTATCAACTACTAGTTCGCGCATTACTCCGTGAGCATCCCAGGCGGATTTTATTTCTGGGTATTCCTCTCTTAGATTTGCTTTTGGGAGAATTGCCATCTTCAAGCATTGAGCAACTGTCAAAAAGCTTGGGGGTTCAAAGCTCACTGATATCCCAAGAATGCATCTAGAATAATCATCAATACATGCTGTGATCCATGGTCGACCAAGCGGAAACCCGTTCTCATCAACCAACATGAGATCCAATTGAGTATGGTCAATTTCGGCTCTCTCTAATGGGGCTTGAGTTATGCGGTGAGATGTAACTGTGCGAAATTTATTGAGGGCTATATTCCTCCCGTCTCTCGCCATGCAGACATCAAAAGCTGGTATCGCAGAAATTAGTCTTTTAATCAATCTTGGGCTCGGCAACGGCAGTTGCATGCTTTGCACAAGCAGCGAATTTTCTTTTAGAACTAGAAGAGTTGCTCTTTCAAAAACCTTTTTTAGATTTCCTTTTTCTGGAGTGAGGTAAATTTCATCGATAGCTCTATTTACTATAGCCTCTACCTCCTTAGGGTATCTACTGCCGGTATTGCCTTTCTTGCTATGGTTATCGGCCAAGGACATGATGTCTTGACCAGACTTCATGTATCTTTTTTTCCACCTGTACACGGTGCTCCAATTTGGTGGCTTGGGTAATGTATTTTGGCTAATCATTACCCAAACTTTTCTAATTAACGGCTCAAATGCTTTTAATGAGTTGGGGGAGTCGATAACTGCGTTGACATAGGCCCTCTTGATTTTTAGGGTTTGCCAATCCTCATCGCTAAGTTCAGAGGTTAAGTTAGGGATTTTTTGGCGAGGATCTTTTTCAGTTATGAATCCCTCATTAAAGACTAATTTTCTATTTAAATATAGTTTCTCAAGTTCGGCAATTGATAACCTTATTAAATTACCAGTGTTAATTTCTTCGCACTGCCATGAATGATTCTCAACCCTTTTTCTCAGTACATATGACTCACCTTCAATTTTAATTTTGACGCCTTTTGTTAATGAAGAGCAGCTCATAATCTCTCCTCTCTTAATGGCTCCAAAAAAGATTTGCGCCATTGAAAAATGGTTTTGTTTGACCATACTTGATTAATGTCAAAGTAAATGTACCCCTCTATCACCAATCTACATATAATTTTTGGGCCCTGTGGTCCAATAAGCCCGGATTTCAGCTCACCCCAGCTGATGGTTCCGTGGCGCTCTAAGTAACGAAGCGCTTTTTCTTTCTCTACTATGCCGATGGGGTTTACTCCATATCGCAACAAGGCTATAGTGTTTTGTTTTTTGGGCTGAAGTGTTAGACTTTTTGGGTCAACGGTGCGCCAGCTATAGCCCATCTTTAAAAGTTGACTTTTAAAAGCCTCTATATTTGTGATGGACATCCCATCAGTCATATCGGACCACTTCTTTATTTCCCAAACTTCCTTGTACTCATAAGATTTAACGAGTAAGTCTGGGTACCGATGAAAAGTCTTGCCATCAATTTCGTATTGAATTTCCATTGGAGATTCGTGAAATGAACTAATGGTTGGTGTGATATCTAGTAATCGAAAAGCATGAAGTTGGTCAATATTTTCCCAATGCAGCATATGACCCATTTTTAGACTTGGGTACTTGCCAGTTGGCTTGGTGTTTGACCGAGAGATTACTCGCTTGATTCTTGTCTCGCCTGCCTCGGGCATTCTTATTTGTATAATTTTAAGCATTTATTTATTTGGTTTAGCCAGCTATACTAGATTAATTAAAAAAAACTTACCTTTTTAGGAAATGAGTTAACAGCTGCAGTGAGGTTTCTAGTTTGTATGTCGGATCATTGCGCTTGGGTTTGCGAATTAGAGTCAATTTCTTATTATCTAAAGCTAAGATCCCGCAGTTATTAGGAGTACTCTTGGTTCCATAATCAGGATTGAATTCACAAAATGCTATCCAAATGTAATCACAGTATTTTGCTTGGACATAAAGGGGAGAACAGTCTTGCCTAGGATTGTTATTAGCTTTAATTTCAACCCCATGAAACTCTAGTCCGCTTTTATTTTCCAGTACAATCATTGCGTCAAAGCAGATACGCTTACCCCCATCATTTTTTTGCATGAGACAGAAGTTTGGCATCACCACTTCATACTTATTTTTATTTTCCATCTCCATCCAGTTATTGTCTGGAGAATTTAGGCAAACAAGCACCTGGGCTTCATTGATGCTCGCTTGATTTTTGGGATCCGCTAAGTCTATTTTGGGCCTAGATACGCCCGTCCCTCTCGATGTTTTACCTTCCAAACTTTTTCTATATGCAATCCAAGTGGACCGCAATTCATTTCTCTTGATATTTTCAGATAGAACTCTTTTTGCTAGAGTTATAAAAACATCTCGTGGAGTTACTCGTTCAATTTTTTCAAGAATTTCTAAGTTTTCAGGACTAATCTTCGCAGATAAAGTTTTGAATTCTGGGGCTGTTATCTTATATATTTTTAGTTCTTCCTGAAGGTTTTTGTAAAACTTTGCAGCTCTAAAGTATCTCCATAGACTGCTCTCACTCAGCAACATTTTTTTGCTGACATCAATTAGCCACTCAGTAAATGATTTATG from Polynucleobacter sp. AP-Jannik-300A-C4 encodes the following:
- a CDS encoding DNA/RNA non-specific endonuclease; this encodes MKFLVKPLLLSLLWLPLSASALFDQCKDFFPSQQIPSTSQVGRDLCFDDFAIYYSPSDKKPIYTVEKLNGEQLQAPRPRRTNQFYEEARLPLSERALLADYRGSGYDRGHNVPAGDMTRERGMAQSFSLANMMPQARQNNQGIWAKRVEEPTRMYIKRAQGDVYVFTGSTGHAGSIGKSKVTIPSHLYKLVYDPDKKLAWAYWVENTDGAQMHPPISYAELIQKTGIDFHLPVENSVSKPLAQVDKGATDSRQALGGWYPIFFDQYSPEKVSAIISSIKAGRVASIELQYDRNLQLAQSLTQEIEAQTQMQVRLSQSSPPDSPNVSYERNRVVAIVHSK
- a CDS encoding Mu transposase C-terminal domain-containing protein is translated as MSCSSLTKGVKIKIEGESYVLRKRVENHSWQCEEINTGNLIRLSIAELEKLYLNRKLVFNEGFITEKDPRQKIPNLTSELSDEDWQTLKIKRAYVNAVIDSPNSLKAFEPLIRKVWVMISQNTLPKPPNWSTVYRWKKRYMKSGQDIMSLADNHSKKGNTGSRYPKEVEAIVNRAIDEIYLTPEKGNLKKVFERATLLVLKENSLLVQSMQLPLPSPRLIKRLISAIPAFDVCMARDGRNIALNKFRTVTSHRITQAPLERAEIDHTQLDLMLVDENGFPLGRPWITACIDDYSRCILGISVSFEPPSFLTVAQCLKMAILPKANLREEYPEIKSAWDAHGVMRELVVDNGMEFHGENLEKACYSLGIEIHYSARKTPWFKGKIERFLGTINKELAHGNPGTTFSNIFDKGEYDPVKHAVIKYSTFQKIYRTWIADVYHQELHRSLKASPASIWKSSINSGDILLPDNVAQLDAILSRSETRVLTHKGIELDGLLYNSQELAALRRRFGTKLQVQIQIDDSDLGQIIVLSPSNNELITVPALLNHYAKGLSKYQHRICKRLSQKHLDKDDVFGCLQAKQMIQDWIDQDLKTGPKKIRQKVTRFRGDKSLISKSVSPIDELPAPQLGHSTSLKSNAVDDIGPDAPRNVQASQRKIRTFEPIISNRTLNWGTE
- a CDS encoding TniB family NTP-binding protein, producing the protein MSALKRHIVESTLVPHTAFSTATMRIEQCMRYSLDSPEPVCLALIGESRTGKSRALEAFYHNHPPKRDEDGVKAPILMVKTPSKPTVKGLVEIMLRALGDPQSYSGTENAKTMRLKLLMRSAKTSMVIIDEFQHFYDKGTHKVMHYVADWLKILVDDTKCALVVAGLPTCKAVLDQNEQLAGRFFAPIVLPRFDWGDIDQREEFVGILGAFHKSISSHFDIPPLDSNEMAFRCYCATGGLIGYLSKLLRHAVWEALDTNKKIITIEDLKIAYEASIWRDEQILSNFDPFSRNFIQAQPNEVLAKVAQIGFPKINLNHSDISRPTNLNPRGIKSLRG
- a CDS encoding TniQ family protein, giving the protein MQANENNLLVVTPKPFRYESLRGYLLRVSEANGYLSPSLVAKMLGTEKLTPGSRNISTKKFAEILGFPENRLDRYSHTDSESASKLKILGRQLGCNQRHQRLITIKAKICPICVKEDGHINAFWDLSIAIACPRHKVKPITKCQSCLNPISWFRPGLLKCKCGADYTNAPLEPSKKSHTELMGIIYAKLNEKFTDNLPNTYRFPLSHFEKLQLEQLLEILHKNSKVSSFYEPHEDRVITRDDATLGVTNAVNVSVAMFSRWPEGYADFLDRYFNAADKFGKKYLHSTQIKKLINELTNNSNFDKNTDFIINELLLFSNQFTFPSPLKGKPNLTHVSYFDDFPNLPPKEKSSHTDNKILTLTEAADYIGVPHNILGLFWSSGVMSDYLITEKAKSLKFPWLKEVLDEILETIKKKNIVGFRRTSVRNEQFITLEKVLEKKSIDVEIKISILKGILEDKITVRGRFGKKLSSLILYKREIKQYVSQKRVAIQNEGLSIAQAACDIRTNKTGIEFLMRTGYLQYREEPNGKIITRSFIDRFETHFINVSKIAAKHSQSFEKTINAIELLGLWTISIPGVIEKEDHLFLPASFEKRLNNYFLQNEFTSDFEKIATYAQIT
- a CDS encoding DUF6662 family protein, whose translation is MKLTIKRLVAFSILLATALHFSFANAGEGAFGWIYTLDLQPKGKLEFEQRLQLNKQQAAGTYDAWTARTELEYGLTNDLQIAGYINSYYTSANQNYTNPEACGDAASCTGGYGVSSSHDPATPYRKSGIEGGSLEAIYRLTNPVTSPVGVGLYLEPTWGRNKDEIEARLLLQSNFIDDRLVLAGNVVVANERLKFIENGNVPESMLDFLVGASYRFAPKWSAGVEARFHNDYSELNLRNQVQRATFVGPNMHYAAKDWWVTGAWRYQLKGGNCMGGGEAECSNARVWDSHSVNEFIVKVGFPLN
- a CDS encoding DUF3820 family protein → MDSEALVKLVTMKMPFGKHAGRALADLPGNYLAWFAREGFPQGELGQLLELMHTLDHNGLRGLLAPIQRAHGTAPRTREQ